In a genomic window of Pseudoliparis swirei isolate HS2019 ecotype Mariana Trench chromosome 20, NWPU_hadal_v1, whole genome shotgun sequence:
- the LOC130210662 gene encoding transmembrane protease serine 2-like translates to MATNLYLDSGPCFIRDDGERKLPPLSRSDVKPQYVHCVASKPPPEINHSGEKQRCVKFTVAAVICLLLLLLVAGVLLAYYYSSSCAHGLQCGDGSCVWESQWCDGVTDCRSGQDEANCVRLHGSNFLLQIYSTQSRNWRTVCSHGWTDQQGRASCQQVGFSRGTYFKSGQRQIDSNDGYLIAKPAFNPEASILKQLVLSNTCPNNRAVTLHCTDCGSRVNSSRASGGQRASPGAWPWQVSLQVAGSHRCGGAIISPYWIVTAAHCVARASSPEDWAVYAGIVDPLDTLFNPAYSVSRVEAHEGFNWVTRRNDIALMRLSKPLAITASSNIRPVCLPNVGVDIAAPQKGWITRFSRTANGDSGSVHLMEAQVSLINASYCNSSSAHDGRISQDMLCARETEAVANVCHTDSGGPLVSLKGGVWWLIGDAVWGEHCPEQNKPAVYGNVTYFMDWIYQQMRKHQDDKTKE, encoded by the exons ATGGCCACGAATCTG TACCTGGACTCAGGTCCTTGTTTCATCCGTGACGACGGGGAGCGGAAACTTCCTCCACTCAGCCGCTCAGATGTGAAGCCTCAGTATGTTCATTGTGTGGCTTCGAAACCTCCACCTGAAATCAACCACTCCG GTGAAAAACAAAGGTGTGTGAAGTTCACTGTGGCTGCTGTGATctgcctgctgctcctcctgctggtggCGGGAGTCCTCCTGGCTTACTACT ACTCCTCGTCCTGTGCGCACGGGCTGCAGTGTGGCGATGGGAGCTGTGTGTGGGAGTCCCAGTGGTGTGACGGGGTGACAGACTGTCGTTCAGGCCAGGATGAAGCCAACTGCG TGAGGCTGCATGGCTCCAACTTCCTGCTCCAGATCTACTCGACTCAGAGCAGAAACTGGAGGACTGTTTGTTCTCACGGCTGGACCGACCAGCAGGGGAGGGCGAGCTGCCAGCAGGTCGGCTTCAGCCG GGGCACTTATTTTAAATCAGGCCAACGGCAGATTGATTCAAATGATGGGTACTTAATAGCCAAGCCTGCCTTCAACCCTGAGGCGTCCATACTGAAACAGCTGGTGCTCAG CAACACCTGTCCCAACAACCGGGCGGTGACTTTGCATTGTACTG ATTGTGGGAGCAGGGTGAACTCCAGCAGGGCCTCTGGGGGCCAGCGGGCCTCTCCAGGGGCCTGGCCGTGGCAGGTCAGCCTGCAGGTTGCGGGCTCCCATCGCTGTGGAGGAGCCATCATCTCCCCCTACTGGATAGTCACTGCAGCacactgtgtggccag GGCCTCCAGCCCCGAGGACTGGGCCGTGTACGCTGGCATCGTGGATCCACTCGACACTCTGTTCAACCCTGCATACTCTGTGAGCCGCGTGGAAGCCCACGAAGGCTTCAACTGGGTCACTCGCAGGAATGACATAGCTCTCATGAGGCTCTCTAAACCTCTGGCCATCACAG CCTCCAGTAATATCCGACCTGTGTGCCTCCCAAATGTTGGCGTAGACATCGCTGCTCCTCAGAAGGGATGGATAACACGATTCAGTCGCACCGCCAATGGAG acTCTGGCTCTgtacacctgatggaggctcaggTCTCTCTCATAAACGCCTCATACTGCAACAGCTCCAGCGCTCACGATGGCAGGATATCACAGGACATGTTATGCGCCAGAGAGACGGAGGCGGTAGCCAACGTGTGCCAT ACTGACAGCGGCGGCCCTCTGGTGTCCCTGAAGGGCGGAGTGTGGTGGCTCATCGGGGACGCCGTTTGGGGAGAACACTGCCCTGAGCAGAACAAACCAGCTGTTTATGGCAACGTCACCTATTTTATGGACTGGATCTACCAACAGATGCGG